The Arthrobacter russicus genome has a segment encoding these proteins:
- a CDS encoding LLM class flavin-dependent oxidoreductase: MTSANRPLRKLGFLTMGLFDEADPFTGHQNTLQLITLGEELGFDSVWLRQRHLQFGISSPVAVLAAASQLTERIEFGTAVIPLGLENPLRLAEDLATVDVLSGGRLNPGLSVGPPMRFDDFKTHLYPDSWEQENFSYTRVERLLHNLRGEPVSSFAGKAGVVEEYSNRVQPHSPGLADRVWYGAGSLRSAQWAGEQNLNLLVSSVTTAEDSADFDAAQSRQIELFRERHRQGGAARVSQGLVVIPTDHASAEQKLRYRRYAASRLERTRSPQGPRRMLFAPDLVGDSSDIAEQLAANRAFRMVDEVAFALPFSFEPEDYRQILSDIAGSLAPKLGWVRPGNPGPN, translated from the coding sequence ATGACGTCGGCCAATCGCCCACTGCGAAAACTGGGCTTCTTGACCATGGGCCTCTTCGACGAGGCCGATCCATTCACCGGCCACCAGAACACGCTCCAGCTCATCACGCTCGGCGAAGAACTCGGCTTCGACAGCGTCTGGCTGCGGCAAAGGCATCTGCAATTCGGCATTTCCTCGCCGGTCGCGGTGCTCGCGGCGGCGAGCCAGCTCACCGAACGGATCGAATTCGGCACCGCGGTCATTCCGCTGGGCTTGGAAAATCCGCTTCGACTCGCCGAAGACCTGGCCACCGTCGATGTGCTTTCCGGCGGCCGGCTCAACCCGGGGCTGAGCGTCGGGCCGCCGATGCGTTTCGATGACTTCAAAACCCACCTCTACCCGGACAGCTGGGAACAGGAAAATTTCAGCTACACCAGGGTCGAGCGGCTATTGCACAACCTGCGCGGCGAGCCGGTGAGCAGCTTCGCCGGCAAAGCGGGCGTGGTCGAAGAGTACTCCAACCGGGTCCAACCGCACTCCCCGGGCCTGGCCGATCGGGTCTGGTACGGGGCCGGCAGCCTGCGCTCGGCGCAATGGGCCGGCGAGCAGAATCTCAATCTGCTGGTGAGCAGCGTGACCACGGCCGAGGATTCGGCGGACTTCGACGCGGCTCAATCCCGGCAGATCGAGCTTTTCCGCGAACGGCACCGGCAGGGCGGGGCCGCCCGAGTTTCCCAGGGGCTGGTGGTGATCCCCACCGACCACGCCTCGGCGGAACAAAAACTGCGTTATCGCAGATACGCCGCCAGCCGGCTGGAACGGACCCGATCGCCGCAAGGCCCCCGACGGATGCTTTTCGCTCCGGACCTGGTGGGCGACTCTTCGGACATCGCGGAACAACTGGCAGCCAACCGGGCGTTCCGCATGGTCGACGAAGTGGCTTTTGCGCTTCCGTTCAGTTTCGAGCCCGAAGACTACCGGCAGATCCTCAGCGACATCGCCGGATCCTTGGCACCGAAGCTCGGCTGGGTCCGCCCTGGAAATCCGGGCCCGAACTAG
- a CDS encoding glycosyl hydrolase family 18 protein: MKKRLPLTVTIAAVAATAVLGAGFVSAASANPSAAPAAAAQTSTINGYRNVGYFPQWGVYARDFKLKKLQDSGGASKLTNLNYAFGNINNQSLECFIANKAQGEGPNGSDGAGDAWADFGMGYTAANSVAGVADAWDQKLAGSFNQLKQLKAKNPQLKPMISIGGWTWSKNFSRAAATDASRKKLVSSCVNLYLKGNLPVIDGRGGDGAAAGVFEGIDIDWEWPGSNNGNVGNSVDTVNDKANFKALLKEFRTQMDALGAQTGKRYELSAFTPANPADIASGGWNDPEIFNYLDFGNVQGYDLWGAWAPTMDGHQGNLYDDPQDPRPANQKFSVDKAIKAYTSNGVKPSQLTMGLAMYGRGWQGVTSSTPWGAASSGAPGRFETGINNYDDIKNVGTDYYNAAIGAAWRYDGDKWWSYDNAQTIKQKADYIEANGLGGGMWWDLSGDQSFTLGSALVDKFRAAKPGPVTGGTTPPTTPPTTPPTTTPPTTTPPGGACGGLAAWSASAVYTAGNQVSYQGQKWQAKWWTQNEPPKTADGYPWQLLGNC, from the coding sequence ATGAAGAAACGCCTTCCGCTCACGGTGACCATCGCTGCCGTAGCCGCAACTGCGGTCCTCGGCGCCGGGTTCGTGAGCGCCGCCTCCGCAAACCCCTCCGCGGCACCCGCGGCCGCTGCCCAGACCAGCACGATCAACGGGTACCGCAACGTCGGCTACTTCCCACAATGGGGCGTCTATGCACGAGATTTCAAACTCAAGAAATTGCAGGATTCGGGTGGAGCATCGAAGCTCACGAACCTGAATTACGCCTTCGGCAACATCAACAACCAGTCCCTTGAATGCTTCATCGCCAATAAGGCGCAGGGCGAAGGCCCTAATGGCTCGGACGGGGCCGGAGACGCCTGGGCCGACTTCGGCATGGGCTACACCGCGGCCAACTCGGTTGCCGGCGTGGCCGACGCTTGGGACCAGAAGCTCGCCGGTTCCTTCAACCAGCTCAAACAGCTCAAGGCCAAGAATCCCCAGCTGAAGCCGATGATTTCGATCGGCGGCTGGACCTGGTCCAAGAACTTCTCCCGGGCAGCGGCGACCGACGCGTCACGGAAAAAACTGGTTTCCAGCTGCGTGAACCTCTACCTGAAAGGCAATCTTCCGGTGATCGACGGCCGCGGCGGCGACGGCGCGGCGGCCGGCGTCTTCGAGGGCATCGACATCGACTGGGAATGGCCCGGATCGAACAATGGCAACGTCGGCAATAGCGTCGACACGGTCAATGACAAAGCCAATTTCAAGGCGTTGCTTAAAGAATTCCGCACCCAGATGGATGCCCTCGGCGCACAGACCGGCAAACGTTACGAGCTCAGCGCCTTCACTCCGGCGAATCCTGCCGACATCGCCTCCGGAGGCTGGAACGACCCGGAGATTTTCAACTACCTGGACTTCGGGAACGTCCAGGGTTATGACCTCTGGGGCGCCTGGGCGCCGACCATGGACGGGCATCAGGGAAACTTGTACGACGACCCGCAGGACCCCCGCCCGGCCAATCAGAAATTCAGTGTGGACAAGGCGATCAAGGCCTACACTTCCAATGGTGTGAAACCTAGCCAACTGACCATGGGCCTGGCCATGTACGGTCGTGGCTGGCAAGGCGTGACGAGTTCGACGCCTTGGGGAGCTGCTTCCTCCGGCGCGCCGGGCCGCTTCGAAACCGGGATCAACAACTACGACGACATCAAGAACGTCGGAACCGACTACTACAACGCCGCGATCGGTGCCGCATGGCGCTATGACGGCGACAAGTGGTGGAGCTACGACAACGCCCAGACGATCAAGCAGAAAGCCGATTACATCGAGGCGAACGGCTTGGGCGGCGGCATGTGGTGGGATCTCTCCGGCGATCAGAGCTTCACTTTGGGCTCGGCGTTGGTCGACAAGTTCCGGGCAGCCAAACCGGGCCCGGTCACCGGAGGGACCACCCCGCCCACTACTCCGCCGACCACGCCGCCGACGACGACCCCGCCGACGACCACCCCGCCCGGTGGTGCATGCGGCGGCCTGGCGGCGTGGTCGGCCTCAGCCGTGTACACCGCCGGCAACCAGGTCAGCTATCAAGGCCAGAAGTGGCAGGCCAAGTGGTGGACGCAGAACGAACCTCCGAAAACCGCCGACGGATACCCCTGGCAGCTGCTGGGCAATTGTTGA
- a CDS encoding NBR1-Ig-like domain-containing protein, translating to MRVQACPALVGVAKRLFGSTSESERDLNDLVHFAAMFTEPTLSEAKERALLRAGEAFLFCSRVPNDHDFFLIQRGNPGPRIASRDTKKVRDTWAFMTYKRSLLGNPEDSFTAKSGQKMRPDFRDATIAAVAKSLRNWDEFQQTAAGFRAEQLASRLMTRPYDKTSPQVDTCEFITETVPDGSLMPFGTAFVKTWTIRNTGNVPWIGRSSKRITPLTPLFPHTAELTPIPTTLPGETVTISVDVVSNRLPGFSEVRFKMVDENGEFCWPVLYPYGLTMVIETRDMIWTERSPGAEDTPWQS from the coding sequence TTGCGGGTCCAGGCCTGCCCGGCATTGGTCGGCGTCGCGAAACGGCTTTTTGGTTCCACGAGCGAGTCCGAACGCGATCTCAATGATCTGGTCCATTTTGCCGCGATGTTCACCGAGCCGACGCTTTCCGAAGCCAAAGAACGTGCCCTGTTGCGGGCCGGGGAAGCGTTCCTGTTTTGTTCCCGGGTGCCCAACGACCATGATTTCTTCCTGATCCAGCGCGGCAACCCGGGGCCGCGGATAGCTTCCCGGGACACCAAGAAAGTCCGCGACACCTGGGCGTTCATGACCTACAAGCGGAGCTTGCTCGGAAACCCCGAGGACAGCTTCACCGCGAAATCCGGTCAGAAGATGCGCCCCGACTTCCGCGACGCGACCATTGCCGCTGTGGCCAAGTCGCTGCGCAATTGGGACGAATTCCAGCAGACGGCTGCCGGATTCCGCGCGGAGCAACTAGCCAGCCGGCTGATGACCCGCCCGTACGACAAAACCTCGCCGCAGGTCGATACCTGCGAATTCATCACCGAGACGGTTCCCGATGGCAGCTTGATGCCCTTCGGCACCGCTTTTGTGAAAACCTGGACGATTCGCAATACCGGGAACGTGCCGTGGATCGGCAGGTCGAGCAAACGGATCACGCCGCTCACGCCGCTGTTTCCGCATACTGCCGAACTCACTCCGATTCCGACCACGCTTCCGGGCGAGACGGTGACGATTTCCGTCGACGTGGTCTCCAACCGGCTGCCGGGGTTCTCCGAAGTCCGGTTCAAAATGGTCGACGAGAACGGGGAGTTCTGCTGGCCGGTTCTGTACCCGTATGGTTTGACTATGGTGATTGAGACCAGGGACATGATCTGGACTGAGCGCAGTCCCGGAGCCGAGGACACTCCGTGGCAGAGTTGA
- a CDS encoding MarR family winged helix-turn-helix transcriptional regulator: MSAADKPRVRRKSCAAVRSAVAGLYRRFRAERGGGDLGDAAAEVLSVLCKSGPQTLKDLSELQRVTPASMSQVVNRLTSAGYAERGGDPRDGRKVIFTATAQGEELFLADRARRHAWFDANLVGLSAADRAALARAAEIMERIAVSPNPGL, encoded by the coding sequence ATGTCCGCGGCAGACAAGCCCCGGGTGCGGAGGAAATCCTGTGCCGCGGTCCGTTCCGCAGTGGCCGGCCTGTACCGGAGGTTCCGCGCCGAGCGCGGTGGCGGCGATTTGGGCGATGCTGCCGCAGAAGTGCTCTCGGTGCTCTGCAAGTCCGGTCCGCAAACCCTGAAGGATCTGAGCGAGTTGCAACGGGTCACTCCGGCTTCGATGAGCCAGGTGGTCAACCGGCTGACCTCGGCCGGTTACGCCGAGCGGGGCGGCGATCCGCGCGACGGCCGGAAGGTGATCTTCACCGCCACCGCGCAGGGCGAAGAGCTCTTCCTGGCGGACCGGGCCCGGCGTCACGCCTGGTTCGACGCGAACCTGGTCGGGCTCAGTGCCGCGGACCGTGCGGCACTGGCGCGGGCTGCGGAAATCATGGAGCGGATCGCAGTATCGCCGAATCCCGGACTCTGA
- a CDS encoding helix-turn-helix transcriptional regulator: protein MPATASKHPVLEILAALTGEELQLAPHVAFRLHHSLQGDWAAILETAGTLSTEQRSGQALLPDPMPLSPATQAAVRDRIAELSERERAMLLRAAVCVFRRTQPLLVSCNASMSEAAASRAAVHLRFVAGGFEFEDPRIRAAVHAGATLGERNAAHADLALAFAAAGEIDMAHWHRTLSTVEGDQDLASGLLRVARRALSRGQAAWAHSVTKEAVCHAPAELVDEARLLAAETALHAGCLAEADRWASSVQSTAHPDLHRRAQHCAEQIATLLAGRLPAALLRPDGSAGELPEPADDGLGAEYRRVAEAFRLAEQDEFEAALRTLSDPVEPNAAPGIPARPGSPTPLRLATRRVARSLVYYWSGKLCSAEAELQEAALRLPVESVLGGISGPLAQRLGIDIYGEPGPMAAALKTRKSQPADSTGSLLDRATLAYLAGQRAEAETLLAVAAERGNTAVQSIYLPQPDGGDRWGLLGNSARQRESSRLRARIGSSQQAGLAELATAAVVLGQAPTSPFERGRTEFELGRAFARYRNRDAARHYLLAAASSFEEAGAGFWRQTAESELSGAAEGLPQPVLTALPPQCPEWTGPLTERESEVALLVADGSANREVALALHLSVRTVEVHLSRVFAKLGVRSRVELSILAHRSDAGLGRSVG from the coding sequence ATGCCAGCCACGGCAAGCAAGCACCCGGTTCTCGAAATCCTCGCCGCACTCACCGGCGAAGAACTGCAACTCGCGCCGCATGTCGCATTCCGACTGCATCATTCGCTGCAAGGCGACTGGGCCGCGATCCTGGAAACCGCCGGGACGCTCTCCACTGAGCAACGTTCCGGCCAAGCCCTGCTCCCAGACCCGATGCCTTTGTCACCGGCGACGCAGGCCGCAGTGCGCGATCGGATCGCCGAACTGTCGGAGCGGGAACGTGCCATGCTGCTGCGGGCTGCAGTCTGCGTCTTCCGCCGGACTCAGCCGCTACTGGTTTCCTGCAATGCTTCGATGTCCGAGGCGGCAGCCAGTCGGGCCGCAGTGCATCTGCGGTTCGTCGCCGGTGGTTTCGAGTTCGAAGATCCCCGGATCCGAGCCGCAGTGCACGCCGGCGCCACACTCGGCGAGCGCAATGCCGCGCATGCCGATTTGGCTTTGGCCTTCGCCGCGGCCGGTGAAATCGACATGGCCCATTGGCACCGCACGCTCAGTACCGTCGAAGGCGATCAAGACCTTGCCTCGGGACTGCTGCGGGTGGCTCGGCGGGCCTTGTCCAGAGGGCAAGCCGCTTGGGCCCATTCGGTGACCAAAGAGGCGGTCTGCCATGCCCCGGCGGAACTCGTCGACGAAGCCCGATTGCTCGCCGCCGAGACCGCACTGCACGCCGGTTGCCTCGCGGAGGCTGATCGCTGGGCGAGTTCGGTGCAAAGCACAGCGCACCCCGACCTGCACCGGCGGGCCCAGCACTGCGCCGAGCAGATCGCAACGCTTTTGGCCGGGCGCTTGCCCGCGGCCTTGCTCCGCCCGGATGGCTCGGCCGGGGAGCTGCCGGAGCCGGCCGACGACGGACTGGGCGCTGAATACCGCCGGGTCGCCGAAGCTTTCCGGTTGGCCGAACAGGATGAGTTCGAAGCCGCGCTGCGGACGCTCTCGGATCCGGTGGAGCCGAATGCGGCCCCCGGCATTCCGGCCCGCCCCGGGTCGCCGACGCCGTTGCGGTTGGCAACCCGGCGGGTGGCCAGGTCGCTGGTCTACTACTGGTCCGGAAAATTGTGTTCCGCCGAGGCGGAACTGCAGGAAGCGGCCTTGCGCCTGCCGGTCGAATCGGTGCTGGGTGGCATCTCCGGACCGCTCGCACAGCGCTTGGGCATCGACATCTACGGCGAACCCGGCCCGATGGCTGCGGCCTTGAAGACCCGGAAGAGCCAGCCAGCGGATTCCACCGGTTCCTTGCTGGACCGCGCCACGCTGGCCTATCTGGCCGGCCAGCGCGCCGAAGCGGAAACCCTCTTGGCGGTGGCCGCAGAACGCGGAAATACCGCGGTGCAGAGCATCTATTTGCCCCAACCCGACGGCGGTGACCGATGGGGCCTCCTCGGGAACTCCGCCCGGCAGCGCGAATCGAGCCGGCTCCGAGCACGGATCGGCAGCAGCCAGCAAGCCGGGCTCGCGGAGCTGGCTACCGCCGCCGTCGTCCTCGGCCAGGCTCCGACCTCGCCCTTCGAACGCGGCCGTACCGAATTCGAGTTGGGCCGGGCTTTCGCCCGCTACCGCAATCGAGATGCCGCCCGGCACTATCTCCTGGCAGCCGCCTCGTCTTTCGAAGAGGCCGGTGCCGGGTTTTGGCGGCAAACCGCCGAATCCGAACTCTCCGGGGCCGCGGAAGGCCTGCCGCAACCGGTGCTCACGGCTTTGCCGCCACAATGCCCGGAGTGGACTGGGCCGTTGACCGAGCGGGAGTCGGAAGTGGCCCTGCTCGTAGCCGACGGCAGCGCGAACCGCGAGGTGGCGCTCGCCTTGCATTTGTCGGTGCGCACCGTGGAAGTCCATCTGAGCCGCGTCTTCGCGAAGTTGGGCGTACGGTCCCGGGTCGAATTGAGCATCCTGGCGCACCGTTCCGATGCCGGGCTGGGCCGCAGCGTCGGCTGA
- a CDS encoding crotonase/enoyl-CoA hydratase family protein, translating to MAELSPGAAAEHGLAVWFDGPIAHLQLARPEKLNAIDTGILQALPRVAKRVRQNPQIRAVVLSAQGREFSAGIDIGDVFGKPEKIIRGLIPMPFRGTNTFQEAFWALRRLPVPVIAAVHGRAYGAGAQLALAADFRIATADSEFSIMEAKWGLIPDMAGSAALAQLVGIDVAKRLTMTAEKFSGAEAKDYGLVSSLSPDPVSAALALAEEISTRSPDSVAAAKFLFEKTWQKPPLRAFAVERALQVRLILGRNSKIARKAGFRKEQPSFPARQFWT from the coding sequence GTGGCAGAGTTGAGTCCCGGAGCCGCGGCCGAGCACGGCCTGGCAGTCTGGTTCGACGGGCCGATCGCACATCTCCAATTGGCCAGGCCGGAGAAGCTCAATGCGATCGATACCGGGATTCTCCAGGCGCTGCCGCGAGTTGCGAAGCGAGTGCGGCAGAATCCGCAGATCCGCGCCGTGGTCCTCAGCGCGCAAGGCCGCGAGTTCAGCGCCGGAATCGATATCGGGGATGTCTTCGGAAAACCGGAGAAGATCATCCGCGGCCTGATCCCGATGCCGTTCCGCGGCACGAACACCTTCCAAGAGGCTTTCTGGGCGCTGCGCCGCTTGCCGGTCCCGGTGATCGCGGCGGTCCATGGCCGGGCTTATGGCGCCGGTGCGCAACTGGCGCTCGCCGCGGACTTCCGGATTGCCACCGCGGACAGCGAGTTCTCCATCATGGAAGCCAAATGGGGGCTGATCCCGGACATGGCCGGCAGCGCTGCGTTGGCACAGCTGGTGGGCATCGACGTCGCCAAACGGTTGACCATGACCGCGGAGAAATTTTCCGGAGCCGAGGCCAAGGACTACGGATTGGTCAGCAGCCTCAGCCCGGATCCGGTGTCCGCTGCACTTGCCTTGGCCGAAGAAATCTCGACGCGTTCGCCGGACTCGGTCGCTGCCGCCAAATTCCTGTTCGAGAAGACCTGGCAGAAACCGCCGCTGCGGGCGTTCGCCGTCGAGCGGGCGCTGCAGGTCAGGCTGATCCTGGGCCGGAATTCCAAAATCGCCCGGAAGGCCGGGTTCCGCAAAGAGCAGCCAAGCTTTCCAGCACGGCAATTCTGGACTTAG